The Vicia villosa cultivar HV-30 ecotype Madison, WI linkage group LG1, Vvil1.0, whole genome shotgun sequence genome includes a region encoding these proteins:
- the LOC131594466 gene encoding uncharacterized protein LOC131594466: MILSSLLPPQDMVQYFDQVVNMVLKSLDDPDSRVLCATMHAIKCLTEYKELLMNGRYHKKLLATLVPSIRSYSCARVQRTFRQNYYDSTMEALKVIVFNKHSLSRLLVLAKYLECMVYLVRKVGPDNFKEQEAIQASISANSILNWVMESIISLEGKLSNIEHTTKYIILKVLDQICRCPRVSIDKFTDKIIQMLLGSAQLCLDLTVAKLKDDHNKRLIENMMVLVCNTLSYCVVRSSINFSTYISKVVILFVQKIIKIGTMKEQGVGTLGGRCESLPTEDTLQVVSLNSLAFEYTCIE, encoded by the exons ATGATTCTTTCTTCCCTTTTGCCACCACAGGACATGGTGCAGTACTTTGATCAAGTTGTGAATATGGTTCTTAAGTCACTAGATGATCCGGACTCCCGAGTACTCTGTGCTACTATGCATGCAATTAAGTGTTTGACTGAATATAAGGAACTATTAATGAATGGCCGGTATCACAAGAAGTTATTGGCTACACTAGTCCCCTCCATTAGAAGTTACTCTTGTGCCCGTGTACAG AGAACTTTTCGCCAAAATTATTACGATAGCACAATGGAAGCACTGAAAGTCATTGTGTTTAATAAGCACAGTTTATCTAGACTGTTGGTCCTTGCCAAATATCTTGAATGCATGGTATATCTTGTAAGGAAAGTTGGGCCAGATAACTTCAAAGAGCAAGAAGCTATTCAGGCGAGTATTTCTGCTAATTCTATTTTAAATTGG GTCATGGAATCTATAATATCACTTGAAGGAAAATTGAGCAATATAGAACACACGACAAAATATATCATCTTAAAG GTTCTGGATCAAATCTGTCGTTGCCCGAGAGTGAGTATTGACAAATTTactgataaaattattcaaatgtTGCTTGGATCTGCGCAACTCTGTCTTGACTTAACGGTTGCTAAACTCAAGGATGATCATAACAAGCGTTTAATTGAAAACATGATGGTTCTGGTTTGTAATACTTTGTCATATTGTGTTGTTCGGTCCTCTATAAACTTTTCCACCTACATTAGCAAG GTTGTTATATTATTTGTGCAAAAGATTATTAAAATTGGAACAATGAAAGAACAAGGAGTTGGAACTTTGGGAGGTAGATGTGAATCTTTACCAACAGAAGATACACTTCAGGTTGTATCTTTAAACTCTCTTGCTTTTGAATACACATGCATAGAGTAG
- the LOC131631597 gene encoding uncharacterized protein LOC131631597 — MLHLRGFPYPNNLSSTPKCHLLLLKPHSFTAAAATTTADSDKKSFTISYLTNNCGLSPQDALKVSKRFTFETPEKPNSVITFFKTQGFSDDQIQSIIRRNPQLILSNPIKTILPKLQFLASKGASPTDIVATVTGSPYFLTSSLKRIIQTFELVRSFCPSDQKAIAIIIVCPTLFRTKPNLQFLLVSGVNRSGIYFLLRSRPSVFCSTDVRKAVEEIKELGFDPSKFKFCVALLAKRTVAKSQWDAKVDALKSWGCSEDVIFDAFKIQPNFMLRSPDKLNAVMQFWVKELEWDPSVLFAAPDLFGCSLEKRLVPRASVVRYLLSKGLMKKSASLRTPFSLTEELFMEKYVDCYEEEEASKLLRLYQGKDASI, encoded by the coding sequence ATGTTGCATCTAAGAGGTTTTCCTTACCCCAACAATCTTTCTTCAACCCCAAAATGTCATCTTCTTCTCCTCAAACCCCACTCTTTCACCGCCGCCGCCGCCACAACCACTGCAGATTCAGATAAAAAATCTTTCACCATATCTTACCTCACTAACAATTGTGGTTTATCTCCACAAGATGCTCTCAAAGTATCCAAACGATTTACTTTCGAAACCCCCGAAAAACCCAATTCCGTCATCACCTTCTTCAAAACCCAAGGCTTCTCCGATGACCAGATACAATCCATTATTCGCAGGAATCCTCAGCTCATCCTTTCCAACCCCATCAAAACCATTCTCCCTAAGCTTCAATTTTTAGCTTCCAAAGGCGCTTCTCCCACCGACATAGTCGCCACCGTCACCGGAAGCCCCTATTTCCTAACATCAAGCCTCAAACGCATTATTCAAACTTTTGAATTGGTAAGAAGTTTCTGTCCGTCTGATCAAAAAGCTATTGCTATAATCATTGTCTGTCCAACTTTATTCCGAACGAAACCAAATCTTCAATTTTTACTCGTTTCCGGTGTCAATCGTTCAGGCATTTACTTTTTGCTTCGTTCTAGACCTTCTGTATTTTGTTCTACTGATGTGAGAAAGGCTGTGGAGGAGATTaaggaattagggtttgatccttcaaaattcaaattttgtgtGGCGTTACTTGCCAAGAGGACTGTCGCTAAATCACAATGGGATGCTAAAGTTGATGCCTTGAAGAGTTGGGGTTGTTCTGAAGATGTCATTTTTGATGCCTTTAAAATACAGCCTAACTTTATGCTACGGTCACCAGATAAACTCAATGCGGTGATGCAATTTTGGGTCAAAGAGCTTGAATGGGATCCTTCAGTGCTCTTTGCAGCACCTGACCTATTCGGATGTAGTCTAGAGAAAAGGCTTGTTCCAAGGGCTTCAGTCGTCCGGTATCTTTTATCCAAAGGTTTGATGAAGAAGAGTGCTAGCTTGCGTACACCGTTTAGTTTGACTGAAGAGTTGTTCATGGAAAAGTATGTGGATtgttatgaagaagaagaagcgtcTAAGCTATTAAGGCTATATCAGGGGAAGGATGCTAGCATATAG